Proteins encoded by one window of Pyxidicoccus trucidator:
- a CDS encoding ABC transporter substrate-binding protein, which translates to MRLGRGGVPGCGWSTAWLRASALVLWLMAGLVGCRRQEASPPPFDPAAAKRGRSLFQRGQSVRGEPLMGFLAPERVELSGEVAACARCHGPAGRGSREGGVEVPDITPGALGHVRARAVGEVEDRARPAYTREMLLRAITEGVSASGRELGVAMPRYALGEAEREELLAYLQQLGEQPDPGVTTTTLTVGAALPLSGRLGPLGREAAAVVRAVFADVNAGGGIFRRKLELVVEDDAALHARQNASNVAPDATARLLDKGVLALVASVRQGALPSDALLVQEGVPLVLPLTLGGGASEEDSPVFFLYPDEPSLARLTVQHLARLNEPELRRKPLVVAHAGGEAGQAWAQAVRQEAERRELAAPVELAPDADGTLANLEATVKRWASAPPHAVLYTGTSSGLGTLLRALEAHAPAVPVFAPASLADAVAVGGSTGRVRFVYPAGLGERAPDLKEFASFMERHDLQPGHTAFQLGAYAAARVLVEALTRTGADVTRASLVQHLEALRDFDTGVSPPVTFGVNRRVGVQGAQLAALDPATGRLVAASEWIPLTP; encoded by the coding sequence ATGCGGCTGGGACGAGGCGGAGTGCCCGGGTGCGGCTGGAGCACGGCGTGGCTGCGGGCCTCCGCGCTCGTGCTGTGGCTGATGGCGGGGCTGGTGGGATGCAGGCGACAGGAAGCCTCCCCTCCTCCCTTCGATCCGGCGGCGGCGAAGCGTGGACGGAGCCTGTTCCAGCGCGGCCAGAGCGTCCGGGGTGAGCCCTTGATGGGGTTCCTGGCGCCCGAGCGCGTGGAGCTGAGCGGCGAGGTGGCGGCCTGCGCGCGCTGCCATGGGCCGGCTGGACGTGGCAGTCGCGAGGGCGGCGTGGAGGTGCCGGACATCACTCCGGGCGCGCTCGGGCATGTCCGCGCACGCGCAGTGGGCGAGGTCGAGGACCGGGCCCGTCCCGCGTATACGCGCGAGATGTTGCTACGGGCCATCACCGAGGGCGTGTCCGCGAGTGGCCGTGAGCTGGGCGTGGCCATGCCCCGGTATGCGCTGGGCGAGGCGGAGCGTGAGGAGCTGCTCGCGTACCTCCAGCAGCTCGGGGAACAGCCGGATCCGGGCGTCACCACCACCACCCTCACCGTGGGGGCCGCGCTGCCGCTGAGCGGGCGGCTGGGACCGCTGGGACGGGAGGCCGCGGCCGTGGTGCGCGCGGTGTTCGCGGACGTGAATGCGGGCGGCGGCATCTTCCGGCGGAAGCTGGAGCTGGTGGTGGAGGACGACGCGGCCCTCCATGCGCGGCAGAACGCTTCGAACGTGGCGCCGGATGCCACCGCGCGGCTGCTCGACAAGGGCGTGCTGGCGCTGGTGGCCAGCGTGCGCCAGGGGGCGCTGCCTTCGGACGCATTGTTGGTCCAGGAGGGAGTGCCGCTGGTCCTGCCGTTGACCCTGGGAGGCGGCGCGTCGGAGGAAGACAGTCCCGTGTTCTTCCTCTACCCGGATGAACCCTCCCTGGCGCGACTGACGGTTCAGCACCTGGCCCGGCTGAACGAGCCCGAGCTGCGCCGCAAGCCACTGGTCGTGGCGCATGCGGGCGGCGAGGCTGGGCAGGCCTGGGCACAGGCGGTGCGTCAGGAGGCGGAGCGCCGCGAGCTGGCGGCGCCGGTGGAGCTGGCTCCAGATGCGGACGGGACGCTGGCGAACCTGGAGGCCACGGTGAAGCGCTGGGCCTCCGCGCCTCCGCATGCGGTGCTGTACACGGGCACTTCGTCCGGACTGGGCACGCTGCTGCGGGCCCTGGAGGCGCATGCGCCAGCGGTACCGGTCTTCGCTCCGGCAAGCCTCGCGGATGCCGTGGCGGTGGGAGGCTCGACCGGACGCGTGCGCTTCGTGTACCCGGCGGGGCTGGGAGAGCGCGCACCCGACTTGAAGGAGTTCGCCTCCTTCATGGAGCGGCACGACCTGCAGCCGGGACACACGGCCTTCCAGCTCGGGGCCTATGCGGCGGCGCGAGTGCTGGTGGAAGCCCTCACGCGCACCGGCGCGGATGTGACGCGGGCCAGCCTGGTGCAGCACCTGGAAGCACTCCGCGACTTCGACACGGGCGTGTCTCCGCCCGTCACCTTCGGCGTCAACCGCCGTGTGGGCGTGCAGGGCGCGCAGCTCGCGGCCCTGGATCCGGCAACGGGCCGGCTCGTCGCGGCGTCAGAGTGGATTCCCCTGACGCCGTGA
- a CDS encoding DUF4334 domain-containing protein, with translation MTFDEAVKAGRIRVEEALALFDSLPTVELAFLRGTWKGSELQTGHPMDGMLGATGWYGKQFIDAESVHPLLFFTEDRAALFPVDPRKWPSPKLPGLVGPHRAEVETRKFKARLRMTEYRGQLSATMLYDDWPTNDVFRKVDPDTVLGAMDARGMATPYFFVLRRDAESPPLSVTGDPADRAR, from the coding sequence ATGACCTTCGACGAAGCAGTGAAGGCAGGACGCATCCGGGTGGAAGAGGCGCTCGCGTTGTTCGACAGCCTGCCCACGGTGGAGCTCGCGTTCCTGCGCGGCACGTGGAAGGGCAGCGAGCTCCAGACGGGGCACCCCATGGACGGGATGCTCGGAGCGACCGGCTGGTACGGGAAGCAGTTCATCGACGCCGAGAGCGTGCACCCGCTGCTGTTCTTCACGGAGGACCGCGCGGCGCTGTTCCCGGTGGACCCGAGGAAGTGGCCGTCGCCGAAGCTTCCCGGTCTCGTGGGCCCGCACCGGGCAGAGGTGGAGACCCGGAAGTTCAAGGCGCGCCTGCGCATGACCGAGTATCGCGGGCAGCTCAGCGCGACGATGCTCTACGACGACTGGCCCACCAACGACGTGTTCCGGAAGGTCGACCCGGACACGGTGCTCGGTGCGATGGACGCGCGAGGGATGGCGACGCCGTACTTCTTCGTGCTGCGCCGCGATGCGGAGTCCCCTCCCCTCTCGGTGACAGGCGACCCAGCGGACCGGGCGAGGTAG
- a CDS encoding zinc-dependent metalloprotease: MFKRVAVVVVSCGALLAGCGTEPQIDSQEEIISNLLEAGFQAEDIMVVEDAVYVGRDAHVTLEASREMLQPGEGSAEHYRTTNLVGTAVTKICVNPTATFNSYTRLSQGLDLALANYNALALRISFARGPTTGCTANITAATMAGSGGSAGYPSGGRPYGQINIGTGLNAYSVDLNEHVITHELGHTIGFRHSDFFNVAHSCGVSEGSAGVGAIHIPGTPTTSPAGTSLMNTCFRSSETGEFTSSDITALNYLY; the protein is encoded by the coding sequence ATGTTCAAGCGAGTGGCAGTCGTCGTGGTGAGCTGTGGCGCGTTGCTGGCCGGCTGCGGTACCGAGCCACAAATCGACAGCCAGGAGGAGATCATCTCCAACCTGCTCGAGGCCGGCTTTCAGGCCGAAGACATCATGGTCGTCGAGGATGCCGTGTACGTGGGGCGCGACGCGCATGTGACGCTCGAGGCCTCCCGGGAGATGCTCCAGCCCGGCGAGGGGAGTGCGGAGCACTACCGCACGACCAATCTCGTCGGCACCGCCGTGACGAAGATCTGCGTCAATCCCACCGCCACGTTCAACAGCTATACCCGGCTCAGCCAGGGGCTCGATCTGGCCCTCGCCAATTACAATGCCCTGGCGCTCAGGATCAGCTTCGCGCGGGGACCGACCACCGGCTGCACCGCGAACATCACCGCGGCGACCATGGCCGGCAGCGGCGGCTCTGCTGGATACCCCTCGGGTGGTCGCCCTTATGGACAAATCAATATCGGCACCGGGCTGAACGCCTACAGCGTGGACCTGAACGAGCACGTCATCACCCACGAGCTTGGCCACACCATCGGCTTCCGCCACTCGGACTTCTTCAATGTGGCCCACAGCTGCGGCGTCAGCGAAGGCTCCGCTGGCGTGGGTGCCATCCACATTCCCGGAACGCCGACCACGTCCCCTGCGGGCACCTCGCTCATGAACACCTGCTTCCGGTCGAGCGAGACCGGTGAGTTCACCAGCTCCGACATCACCGCGCTGAACTACCTCTACTGA
- a CDS encoding choice-of-anchor D domain-containing protein, with the protein MNEPRWVLTPLVLWAIAIVGCGSSTAPAKPSNPVVIAEPSNLVVTPETLEFGPTTVGATQVLKVRLSKQGQTPLTIEGASTTAPHMVVQPFEPFTLEGNAEHELEVRFTPDAEGAAQGELRLRTRSGPLGAEGEVRADVVVRLSGNGLVTRQEEKLPCQYALEPAEMDFGEVPVDEERTLDVVVRNIGTTPCVLRELRRNEDSDEAFHAEPVATTALEPRQQARLLVRFKPTAEDDFTGVAEGWMDLPGAGHLRVPLRGRGLRGKADRFIQHPEPKVDVLFVVDNSGSMMEEQKLLGANFRALSVQAASWGLDYHIAVTTTGLDPSPGGWSECPGGAAGGENGRLFPPDHSSPRIITPATPKAEAVFATNTNLGVCHWNEQGLDAMYRALSAPLASSEDDPSTPLPRDGNAGFLREDATLAVIFISDEEDFSSSPVRFYEDFLLGLKGGDRSKFSVSAIVAPLDLGTCPTASSPGSRYIQLAEATGGIVESICTPDWTASLRELSKSAFAPNRAFPLTGTPSDTSRITVRVDGGGVRSGWKFDPPTQAVIFDTPAAPPPASAVEVIYPTGG; encoded by the coding sequence ATGAACGAACCGCGTTGGGTGCTCACGCCCCTGGTCCTGTGGGCCATTGCAATCGTGGGCTGTGGGAGTTCGACGGCGCCCGCCAAGCCCTCGAACCCCGTCGTGATAGCTGAGCCCTCGAACCTCGTCGTTACACCGGAGACGCTGGAGTTTGGTCCCACGACGGTGGGGGCGACGCAGGTGCTCAAGGTGCGGCTCTCCAAGCAGGGGCAGACGCCGCTCACCATCGAAGGAGCGAGCACCACCGCCCCCCACATGGTCGTGCAGCCCTTCGAGCCCTTCACGCTGGAGGGCAACGCCGAGCATGAGCTGGAGGTGCGCTTCACGCCGGACGCGGAGGGCGCGGCGCAGGGCGAGCTGAGGCTGCGCACCCGCTCGGGCCCGCTGGGAGCGGAGGGCGAGGTGCGGGCGGACGTCGTCGTGCGCCTCTCCGGCAACGGCCTCGTCACCCGCCAGGAGGAGAAGCTGCCCTGCCAGTACGCGCTGGAGCCGGCCGAGATGGACTTCGGCGAGGTGCCGGTGGATGAGGAGAGGACCCTCGACGTGGTGGTGCGCAACATCGGCACCACCCCCTGCGTCCTCAGGGAGCTGCGGCGGAACGAAGACTCGGACGAGGCGTTTCACGCGGAGCCCGTGGCCACCACCGCCCTCGAACCCAGGCAGCAGGCCAGGCTGCTCGTGCGCTTCAAGCCGACCGCGGAGGATGACTTCACCGGTGTGGCCGAGGGTTGGATGGACCTACCCGGCGCGGGCCACCTGCGGGTGCCGCTGCGCGGCCGGGGCCTGCGCGGAAAGGCCGACCGCTTCATCCAGCACCCCGAGCCCAAGGTGGACGTCCTGTTCGTCGTCGACAACTCGGGTTCGATGATGGAAGAGCAGAAGTTGCTGGGCGCGAACTTCAGGGCCCTCAGCGTCCAGGCGGCCTCCTGGGGCTTGGACTACCACATCGCGGTCACCACCACGGGACTTGATCCGTCACCGGGCGGTTGGTCGGAATGCCCGGGGGGCGCGGCGGGCGGCGAGAACGGCCGCCTCTTCCCCCCGGACCATTCCTCGCCCCGCATCATCACCCCCGCCACGCCGAAAGCGGAGGCGGTCTTCGCGACCAACACGAATCTGGGTGTCTGCCATTGGAACGAGCAGGGCCTGGACGCCATGTACCGCGCCCTGTCCGCGCCGCTGGCGTCCAGCGAGGATGACCCGAGCACGCCCCTGCCGCGGGACGGCAACGCGGGCTTCCTGCGTGAGGATGCCACGCTGGCCGTCATCTTCATCTCCGATGAGGAGGACTTTTCTTCCTCCCCGGTGCGCTTCTATGAGGACTTCCTCCTGGGATTGAAGGGAGGGGATCGCTCGAAGTTCAGCGTCTCCGCCATCGTCGCCCCGTTAGACCTGGGCACCTGTCCCACCGCCAGCTCCCCCGGCTCGCGCTACATCCAGCTCGCCGAGGCCACCGGCGGCATCGTGGAGAGCATCTGTACGCCCGATTGGACCGCATCCCTGCGCGAGCTGTCGAAGAGCGCCTTTGCTCCCAACCGCGCCTTCCCGCTCACCGGGACACCCTCGGACACCTCGCGCATCACGGTGCGGGTGGATGGGGGCGGGGTGAGGTCCGGTTGGAAGTTCGACCCGCCGACCCAGGCCGTCATCTTCGACACGCCCGCCGCGCCTCCGCCCGCCTCCGCCGTGGAGGTCATCTACCCGACGGGCGGTTGA
- a CDS encoding MarC family protein: protein MTSLPAPTPRRRWLGEAVLIAGFLALAIWTVVSVRPDASLEAESVTRTFSFGKIFTLLFLTMGPLKVVEPFARLTQGQAQGIKRRLALDATVISAVATFAAAGIGAMALRSWGISVGALQLTAGIILFLVALRQVLGQYLPRTGARSASDAPQDPPQPLPADLAFMPLAFPTIVTPYGMALLVMLVALVSGSVWQLLQMLGITVFVLVLDLLAMLGATRILQTRSLASTLGIVGTVMSVLQVSLGVQASIDALKLLGIT, encoded by the coding sequence TTGACGTCGCTTCCCGCGCCCACGCCCCGACGCCGGTGGCTCGGGGAGGCCGTGCTCATTGCGGGCTTTCTCGCGCTCGCCATCTGGACAGTGGTGTCGGTCAGGCCGGACGCGTCCCTCGAGGCCGAGTCGGTCACCCGCACCTTCTCGTTCGGAAAGATCTTCACGCTCCTTTTCCTGACGATGGGACCGCTCAAGGTGGTGGAGCCCTTCGCACGCCTCACGCAAGGGCAGGCCCAGGGAATCAAGCGGAGACTTGCCCTAGATGCCACCGTGATTTCGGCGGTTGCCACCTTCGCAGCCGCGGGCATCGGCGCGATGGCCCTGCGCAGCTGGGGCATCTCGGTCGGAGCGCTGCAGCTGACGGCTGGCATCATCCTCTTCCTGGTTGCGCTCCGTCAGGTCCTCGGCCAGTACCTTCCGCGCACGGGCGCCCGGAGTGCCAGTGACGCGCCCCAGGACCCACCTCAACCGCTGCCGGCCGACCTCGCATTCATGCCGTTGGCCTTCCCGACCATCGTTACGCCTTACGGCATGGCGTTGCTGGTGATGCTCGTGGCCCTGGTCTCCGGCAGTGTCTGGCAACTCCTCCAGATGCTGGGCATCACCGTCTTCGTGCTGGTGTTGGACCTCCTCGCGATGCTCGGGGCAACCCGAATCCTCCAGACACGCTCGTTGGCCTCGACGTTGGGCATCGTCGGCACGGTGATGAGCGTGCTGCAGGTGTCACTCGGCGTCCAGGCGAGCATCGACGCGCTGAAGCTGCTGGGAATCACGTAG
- a CDS encoding DUF3455 domain-containing protein yields the protein MKTSRMRPAFALAVLALSTVVLGGCDDEEDDGPSDAEVATEALRRISDDALTELPDDVPADLLRVSMGGADYDLRELLSRAPGSRPSARIVAAYQTVSTPLDAPPLGTSSASLPTDVTPSAPAAQVYECRNSLGLFAWSFLRPEAGLRPLTTEPVVGLETLILDHFRYPGGIDYGPPTGTPPIGPAWRVSAAALNQGVPTSGQSLFIGAADASVPNGAENVPLLRLSNAARIDTGLPSDVFSRTTSDGSQRGYVLRLNTLGGIAPTSGCAGAADEGKLERVPYTADYYFLEVQTPR from the coding sequence TTGAAGACTTCTCGCATGAGGCCCGCCTTTGCCCTTGCCGTGCTTGCACTCTCCACGGTGGTGCTCGGAGGGTGCGATGATGAGGAGGATGACGGCCCTTCGGACGCTGAGGTGGCCACCGAGGCCCTGCGGCGAATCTCCGATGATGCGCTCACCGAGCTGCCGGATGACGTGCCGGCGGACCTGCTGCGCGTCTCCATGGGAGGCGCGGACTACGACCTCCGCGAATTGCTGAGCCGCGCCCCGGGCTCACGTCCCTCCGCGCGCATCGTCGCCGCGTACCAGACTGTCTCCACCCCGTTGGACGCGCCGCCCCTGGGTACGAGCTCCGCGAGCCTTCCGACGGACGTCACGCCTTCGGCGCCAGCCGCCCAGGTGTATGAGTGCCGCAATTCCCTGGGTCTCTTCGCCTGGAGCTTCCTCCGGCCCGAAGCCGGCCTCCGACCCCTCACCACCGAGCCCGTCGTAGGCCTGGAGACGTTGATCCTCGACCACTTCCGCTACCCGGGCGGCATCGACTATGGGCCTCCCACCGGAACGCCTCCCATCGGTCCCGCCTGGCGGGTCTCCGCCGCGGCGCTGAACCAGGGCGTGCCCACCTCGGGCCAGAGCCTCTTCATCGGGGCCGCCGATGCCTCGGTTCCCAACGGGGCCGAGAACGTCCCGCTGCTCCGTCTCTCCAATGCCGCGCGCATCGACACGGGGCTGCCGTCCGACGTGTTCTCACGAACCACCTCCGATGGAAGCCAGCGGGGCTACGTGCTCCGGCTCAACACCCTGGGAGGGATTGCGCCGACCTCGGGCTGCGCGGGCGCCGCGGACGAGGGCAAGCTGGAGCGAGTGCCATACACGGCGGACTACTACTTCCTCGAAGTCCAGACGCCCCGGTGA
- a CDS encoding NAD(P)-dependent alcohol dehydrogenase, which produces MGLPVRAALLQVVNGPFVIDEVELESPRTGELRVRVTASGICHTDLTYRAGAGRFPLPAVLGHEGAGVVESVGEGVTDFAPGDAVVLSYFSCRACDTCASGHPAYCERGYAGNLSGARPDGSFPMRWRGEPVRSSFFHQSSFATHVLAHQHNAVKVDASAPLELLAPLGCGFQTGAGAVLEAFRLAAGQQLAVFGAGSVGLAAIMAARVSGAARIIAVDLSAERLELARELGATDTFLAHEPELTKTILKRTRGGVDFALECVGSPQVLRQAFDVTRPLGTCGLLGLPGRDAEVTLPMTALLSGKKLVGILEGDADPKTFIPKLIALHTEGRFPLEKLSRSHPFEAINDAVHAMETRTAIKPVLRMHGGSTR; this is translated from the coding sequence ATGGGTCTTCCGGTGCGTGCCGCGCTGCTGCAGGTGGTGAATGGTCCCTTCGTCATCGACGAGGTCGAGCTCGAGTCGCCTCGGACGGGCGAGCTGCGGGTGCGGGTGACGGCGAGCGGCATCTGCCACACCGACCTCACGTACCGGGCGGGCGCGGGTCGGTTCCCCCTCCCCGCAGTGCTCGGACATGAGGGCGCGGGCGTGGTGGAGTCCGTCGGCGAGGGCGTGACGGACTTCGCGCCCGGCGACGCGGTGGTGCTCAGCTACTTCTCGTGCCGCGCGTGCGACACCTGCGCCAGCGGACATCCCGCGTATTGCGAGCGCGGGTACGCGGGGAACCTCTCGGGCGCGCGGCCTGATGGCTCCTTCCCCATGCGGTGGCGCGGAGAGCCGGTTCGCTCCAGCTTCTTCCACCAGTCGTCGTTCGCCACGCACGTGCTGGCGCACCAGCACAACGCGGTGAAGGTCGACGCGTCGGCGCCGCTCGAGCTGCTCGCGCCGCTGGGCTGTGGGTTCCAGACCGGTGCGGGCGCGGTGCTCGAGGCGTTCCGGCTCGCGGCGGGGCAGCAGCTCGCGGTCTTCGGAGCGGGCTCCGTCGGCCTCGCCGCAATCATGGCGGCGCGGGTTTCGGGCGCGGCGAGGATCATCGCGGTGGACCTCAGCGCGGAGCGGCTCGAGCTCGCGCGCGAGCTGGGTGCCACGGACACCTTCCTGGCGCACGAGCCCGAGCTCACGAAGACGATTCTGAAGCGCACCCGGGGCGGCGTGGACTTCGCGCTGGAGTGCGTCGGCTCGCCGCAGGTGCTGCGGCAGGCGTTCGACGTGACACGGCCACTGGGCACCTGCGGGTTGCTCGGCCTGCCTGGCCGCGACGCGGAGGTCACGCTACCGATGACTGCCCTCCTCTCCGGGAAGAAGCTGGTGGGCATCCTGGAGGGAGATGCCGACCCGAAGACCTTCATCCCGAAGCTGATCGCCCTCCACACGGAAGGACGGTTTCCGCTCGAGAAGCTGAGCCGTTCCCATCCCTTCGAGGCGATCAACGACGCGGTTCACGCCATGGAGACGCGCACGGCAATCAAGCCGGTGCTGCGCATGCACGGAGGAAGCACGCGATGA